Below is a window of Variovorax sp. TBS-050B DNA.
CGAGGAGGTCATCGCCGCCGCGGCCGAGACCTGCCACCTGTTCTTCCTGATCCCCGACGCGCAGCGCCGCCGCCGCTGCGAGGCGCGCTGGCGCGAGCTGCTGGGCGATCACGTGATCTGCATGGACTCGCCCGACGACGCCTGCGCCGTGGCCGCCGGCATCGTCGCGCTGACCGAGAAGGCCGTGCCCGGCCTCGATGCGCTCGCGGGCGTGATGGCCGCCACCGGCATGGAGCCGCAGCGCGTCAACGGCGTGCTGCATGCGCTCGACGGCTATGCCGCGCTGCTCGACCCGAACGCGCCGCGCCGCGCGCCGCCGGCCAACGTCGCCGATGCGGCGCCGCGCTCGTCGTGGTGGAAGCGGCTCTTCGGCTGAGCGCCGGGTGAGCGCCACCGCGGCACCTGCCACGCGCTACGTCTCGCTGCTCGGCCTCGGCTTCGGCGACTGCGGCAAGGGCCTCTACACCGACCACCTCTGCGGCGAGCTGCGGGCGCACACGGTGGTGCGCTTCAACGGCGGCGCGCAGGCGGGCCACAACGTGGTGCTGGCCGACGGCCGCCACCACACCTTCTCGCAGTTCGGCGCCGGCAGCTTCCATGCCGATGTCGCGACCGTGCTCGCGAGCCCGGTGGTGGTCCATCCGACCGCGCTGCGGGTGGAGGAAGCGGCGCTGCGCCGCGCGGGCGTGGGCGACGCGTTCGCGCGGCTGCGCATCGATGCGCGCTGCCGCGTCACCACGCCTTACCACCAGGCCGCCGGCCGGCTGCGCGAATGGGCCCGGGGCGCGGCCCGGCACGGCAGCTGCGGCGTCGGCGTCGGCGAGACCGTGCGGCAGGCGCTCGCGGCGCCCGAGGCGGCGCTGCGCTACGGCGACCTGCCGCATCCGGCGCGCGCCCTCGACAAGCTCCAGGCGCTGCGCGCCGCGCTGCAGCGCGAGTTCGCCGATTTTTCGCCGCCCCATGCGGAAGCGGCACAGGAACTGGCGCTGCTCGGAGACGACGCGCTCGCCCGGCGCTGGCTCGATGCCGCCGCGCCCTGCGTGCGGCTGGCGCCGCCCGCGAGCGCCGATGCCATCGGCGCTCGCCTCGCGCAGCCGGGCACCGTGCTGTTCGAGGGCGCGCAGGGCGTGCTACTCGACGAGTGGCGCGGCTTTCATCCGCACACCACCTGGAGCACCATCTCCACCGCCGCGGTCGAAGCCGTGCTGCACGATGCGGGCATCGGCACGCCCGCGGTGCGCCACCTGGGCGTGCTGCGCAGCTATCTCACGCGCCACGGTCCGGGCCCGCTGCCCACGCACGACCGCGCGCTCGATGCCCGGCTGGCCGAGCCGCACAACGCCGACGACGGCTGGCAGGGCGCGTTCCG
It encodes the following:
- a CDS encoding adenylosuccinate synthetase, which encodes MSATAAPATRYVSLLGLGFGDCGKGLYTDHLCGELRAHTVVRFNGGAQAGHNVVLADGRHHTFSQFGAGSFHADVATVLASPVVVHPTALRVEEAALRRAGVGDAFARLRIDARCRVTTPYHQAAGRLREWARGAARHGSCGVGVGETVRQALAAPEAALRYGDLPHPARALDKLQALRAALQREFADFSPPHAEAAQELALLGDDALARRWLDAAAPCVRLAPPASADAIGARLAQPGTVLFEGAQGVLLDEWRGFHPHTTWSTISTAAVEAVLHDAGIGTPAVRHLGVLRSYLTRHGPGPLPTHDRALDARLAEPHNADDGWQGAFRRGHPDAVLLRHALAAAGRLDGLVASHLDAFERTRLRWCGGYRGADGARIEALPLASAPDLDHQQALTRLLHAAEPRYEAEAIATPAAWIERIEAASGLPVRYGAFGPTREAVRSLHAFAQNP